The Aminithiophilus ramosus genome contains a region encoding:
- a CDS encoding ABC transporter substrate-binding protein, with amino-acid sequence MKKIAVLALLVLSLVGSAVSGGADPLAAPWIWSVAVVPPPGGWLAEQGVAVRAGLLLLQGRLNEPAEGVRGFDVIFSWDDALLPDAVPDRVEAWRARGVVAVLSFASPETDRALALAMGRQGPPLLFAGGEDFPLKDLSGSPLPYLFALSQEKTCRANALSDYVLRQGGPVVALLSDLLEPDLLRGHDEARHRLEARGMPTLSLLFRTSADDALLSRVDEVLAARATSALLFLDPLATLDLWALTRRMGYSLSLLYGGPFGPPLGTAEGLLFADQDYPLATDPQLEHLRDDLWLDEGLRVADGAAAARAYSLGLWLAKALEAAGPEASALAEALGHVESIALGSQLLSIDSRTHRPLLSVLAVLEVGPGGRLIEKAFVDVRSFEVSDGRLEMP; translated from the coding sequence ATGAAGAAGATTGCCGTCCTTGCGCTGCTCGTTCTTTCCCTCGTCGGTTCCGCCGTCTCCGGCGGGGCCGATCCCCTTGCGGCACCCTGGATCTGGTCCGTCGCCGTCGTCCCCCCGCCTGGAGGATGGCTGGCCGAGCAGGGGGTCGCCGTGCGGGCCGGCCTCCTCCTGCTTCAGGGCCGCCTCAACGAGCCCGCCGAGGGGGTCCGCGGCTTCGACGTCATCTTCTCCTGGGACGACGCCCTCCTGCCCGATGCCGTCCCCGATCGCGTGGAGGCATGGCGCGCCCGCGGCGTCGTCGCCGTCCTGAGTTTCGCCTCTCCCGAGACCGATCGGGCTCTGGCCCTCGCCATGGGACGTCAGGGGCCGCCGCTTCTCTTCGCGGGAGGGGAGGATTTTCCCCTCAAGGATCTCTCGGGATCTCCTCTTCCCTACCTCTTCGCCCTCAGCCAGGAAAAGACCTGCAGGGCCAACGCCCTGAGCGATTACGTCCTCCGACAGGGAGGACCCGTCGTAGCCCTTCTCTCCGATCTTCTCGAGCCGGATCTTCTGCGTGGCCACGACGAGGCCCGGCACCGCCTCGAGGCGCGAGGGATGCCCACGCTATCTCTCCTTTTCCGCACCTCTGCCGACGATGCCCTTCTCTCTCGTGTCGACGAGGTCCTGGCGGCCCGGGCTACCTCCGCTCTGCTTTTCCTCGATCCTCTGGCGACTCTCGACCTCTGGGCCCTGACGCGGCGTATGGGGTACTCTCTGAGCCTTCTCTACGGAGGTCCCTTCGGCCCTCCTCTGGGCACCGCCGAGGGGCTTCTTTTCGCCGACCAGGATTATCCCCTGGCGACCGATCCCCAACTGGAGCACCTGAGGGACGATCTCTGGCTCGACGAGGGGCTCCGCGTCGCCGATGGGGCCGCCGCGGCCAGGGCCTATTCTCTCGGGCTCTGGCTTGCCAAGGCTCTTGAGGCGGCGGGGCCCGAGGCTTCCGCTCTGGCGGAGGCCCTGGGGCACGTCGAGTCCATCGCCCTGGGGAGCCAGCTCCTCTCCATCGATTCCCGCACCCACCGCCCCCTCCTGTCGGTCCTGGCCGTCCTCGAAGTAGGCCCTGGCGGGCGCCTCATCGAAAAGGCCTTCGTCGACGTGCGCTCCTTCGAGGTCTCCGACGGCCGTCTCGAGATGCCCTGA
- a CDS encoding DRTGG domain-containing protein: MKVRDIAELVNARILCGEAELETAEADYVYAADLMSDVLAFAQPGTLLLTGLMNIQIVRTAQMLDLPAVLFVRGKHPQEEMVRLASQVGIPLLLSDKSLYETSGLLFKAGLAPCSIPERGE, encoded by the coding sequence ATGAAGGTTCGGGATATCGCCGAGCTTGTGAATGCCAGGATTCTGTGCGGGGAGGCGGAGCTGGAGACGGCCGAGGCCGACTACGTCTACGCCGCCGACCTGATGAGCGACGTTCTCGCCTTCGCTCAACCGGGAACGCTTCTGCTGACGGGACTGATGAATATCCAGATCGTCCGTACGGCCCAGATGCTCGACCTGCCCGCCGTGCTTTTCGTCCGAGGGAAGCATCCTCAGGAGGAGATGGTCCGCCTGGCCTCTCAGGTGGGCATTCCCCTTCTCCTCTCCGACAAAAGCCTCTACGAGACGTCGGGGCTTCTTTTCAAGGCCGGATTGGCTCCCTGTTCCATTCCCGAGAGGGGAGAGTAG
- a CDS encoding sodium:solute symporter family protein, which produces MLLGVLAGRRTRSGSDYTVAGRKAGAGAVAGILLGALVGGASTVGTVQMAYGHGFSAWWFTLGGGIGCLLLGLRFAGPLRRSGLETIPQLLGAHYGAGTGRLSMAAASAGTYISIVAQFLAGLALLRSVLPLSTGQASLVLALSVTGFIFFGGLKSFGALGKAKIALLYVVMASCAAASSRGSLRALAALPFSPYFNLFGRGPAKDLGALTSLIVGVFTTQIYIQSFFAASDERSARRGAFLSALLMPPLGLLGILVGLTLRGRGAVIDPAQALPRFIVETFSPWAGGILWSGLFITVVGCAAGLTLGVATNIVRDVLIPLVPKGASEKTALVASRLVVVALVFSASFLGALGEGSMILTWSYLSMGLRGAGTFFPFVMAVIAPGRLSPSWALGASLSGLAALFVTPLLCAAEPLFVGLALSGGVTFVGLTRKKGTA; this is translated from the coding sequence TTGCTCCTCGGAGTCCTGGCCGGAAGAAGGACCCGAAGCGGATCGGACTACACCGTGGCGGGCCGGAAGGCCGGGGCCGGGGCCGTGGCGGGCATCCTCCTTGGGGCCCTCGTCGGGGGCGCCTCCACCGTCGGTACGGTCCAGATGGCCTACGGCCACGGCTTTTCGGCCTGGTGGTTCACCCTCGGGGGCGGCATCGGCTGCCTCCTGTTGGGACTGCGCTTCGCCGGGCCGCTCCGCCGATCGGGACTGGAGACGATTCCCCAGCTTCTCGGCGCCCACTACGGCGCCGGAACGGGAAGGCTGTCCATGGCCGCAGCCTCGGCCGGAACCTACATCTCCATCGTCGCCCAATTCCTCGCCGGTCTGGCCCTCCTCCGCTCGGTCCTCCCCCTCTCGACGGGACAGGCCTCTTTGGTCCTGGCCCTGTCCGTGACGGGATTCATCTTCTTCGGCGGCCTCAAGAGTTTCGGAGCCCTGGGGAAAGCCAAGATCGCCCTCCTCTACGTCGTCATGGCCTCCTGCGCCGCGGCCTCCTCCCGAGGCTCTCTCCGGGCTCTGGCCGCGCTCCCCTTCTCCCCCTATTTCAACCTCTTCGGCCGAGGTCCGGCCAAGGACCTGGGAGCCCTGACCTCTCTCATCGTCGGCGTCTTCACCACCCAGATCTACATCCAGTCCTTTTTCGCCGCCTCCGACGAAAGGTCGGCCCGTCGCGGCGCCTTTCTCTCGGCCCTCCTCATGCCCCCGCTGGGACTGTTGGGCATTCTCGTCGGCCTCACCCTGAGAGGCAGGGGCGCCGTCATCGACCCCGCCCAGGCCCTTCCCCGCTTCATCGTCGAGACCTTTTCCCCCTGGGCGGGGGGAATCCTCTGGAGCGGCCTCTTCATCACCGTCGTCGGCTGCGCCGCCGGCCTCACCCTGGGCGTGGCCACCAACATCGTCCGCGACGTCCTGATTCCTCTCGTCCCGAAGGGAGCCTCGGAGAAGACCGCTCTCGTCGCAAGCCGCCTCGTCGTCGTCGCCCTCGTCTTTTCGGCCTCCTTTTTGGGCGCCCTGGGCGAGGGATCGATGATCCTGACCTGGAGCTACCTCAGCATGGGGCTCCGCGGCGCCGGAACCTTCTTCCCCTTCGTCATGGCCGTCATCGCGCCGGGGCGGCTGTCTCCGTCCTGGGCTCTGGGCGCCTCCCTCTCGGGGCTGGCGGCACTTTTCGTCACGCCCCTCCTCTGCGCCGCGGAGCCGCTTTTCGTCGGCCTCGCCCTTTCGGGAGGCGTCACCTTCGTCGGCCTTACCCGCAAGAAGGGGACCGCCTAG
- a CDS encoding adenosine-specific kinase, which translates to MAEVRKWEVVDMTLPEGSNIILAHSHFIKTVEDVYEALVTSSPLLEFGIAFCEASGPCLIRYDGNAEELIQKAVENAERLAAGHTLVVLIRKGYPVNVLDRIKAVQEVCRVYAATANPLQVLVFETNQGRGIAGVVDGFPSKGIETAEDVVDRKTLLREVIGYKR; encoded by the coding sequence ATGGCGGAAGTGCGCAAATGGGAAGTCGTCGACATGACCCTTCCCGAAGGTTCCAACATCATTCTGGCCCACAGCCATTTCATCAAGACCGTCGAAGATGTCTACGAGGCTCTCGTGACGTCGTCGCCCCTTCTGGAGTTCGGAATCGCCTTCTGCGAGGCCTCGGGGCCCTGCCTGATCCGTTACGACGGCAACGCCGAGGAGCTGATCCAGAAGGCCGTCGAAAATGCCGAGCGTCTCGCCGCGGGTCATACTCTGGTCGTCCTGATCCGCAAGGGCTACCCCGTCAACGTCCTGGACAGAATCAAGGCCGTCCAGGAGGTCTGCCGCGTCTATGCCGCCACGGCCAATCCCCTTCAGGTCCTCGTTTTCGAGACGAATCAGGGCCGGGGCATCGCCGGCGTCGTCGACGGCTTCCCGTCGAAGGGCATCGAGACCGCCGAAGATGTCGTCGACAGAAAGACCCTCCTGAGGGAAGTGATCGGCTACAAGCGCTGA